A single Anabas testudineus chromosome 10, fAnaTes1.2, whole genome shotgun sequence DNA region contains:
- the tmem33 gene encoding transmembrane protein 33: protein MADTNQQSPPPQLGPVQFLMSNKLETAMWLSRLFTVYCSIMFILPILGPYAAANFYQRALLANALTSALRLHQRLPRFQLSRAFLAQALQEDSCHYLLYSLILVNSYPITMSIFPVFLFSLLHATTYTKKVLDSVGPNSLMFVRNLLDKLTSNQQNILKFIACNEIFLMPATVFMLFSGQGSLLLPFIYYRFLTLRYTSRRNPYCRTLFTELRILLEHFIMKPACPAFFRRMCLNSIAFISRLAPTGV from the exons ATGGctgatacaaaccaacaaagCCCTCCTCCCCAGCTAGGGCCTGTG CAATTTCTAATGAGCAACAAGCTGGAAACTGCAATGTGGCTGTCACGACTCTTCACTGTCTACTGCTCCATAATGTTTATTCTACCGATTTTAGG aCCCTATGCAGCTGCAAACTTCTATCAGAGAGCTTTGTTAGCCAACGCCCTCACCAGTGCCCTTCGCTTGCATCAAAGACTTCCACGCTTCCAGCTGAGTAGAGCTTTCCTGGCCCAGGCTCTTCAGGAGGATAGCTGCCATTATCTCCTCTACTCACTCATCCTGGTCAACTCATACCCCATCACAA TGAGCATCTTCCCagtcttcctcttctccctgctTCATGCTACTACCTACACAAAGAAAGTCCTTGAT TCAGTGGGCCCCAACAGCCTCATGTTTGTCAGAAACCTCCTGGACAAACTAACATCCAATCAGCAGAACATCCTGAAGTTCATTGCATGTAATGAGATCTTCTTGATGCCAGCCACTGTTTTCATGCTCTTCAG TGGCCAGGGAAGCTTGCTGCTGCCTTTCATTTACTATCGATTCCTCACTCTGCGCTACACATCCAGAAGAAACCCATACTGCCG CACCTTGTTCACAGAGCTGCGAATTCTTCTGGAGCACTTCATCATGAAGCCTGCCTGTCCCGCCTTCTTCAGGAGGATGTGCCTCAATAGTATCGCCTTCATTAGTCGCCTCGCCCCCACAGGAGTCTGA